TCCGCAGCGCGGCCCGGCCGGCGGGGGCGGTCTGAGCCGCCGAAGCCGGCGAAAGTTCATGCAGTTGCGCGCCGACGGGCGCCGGGCCCCCGGGCCGGGGGAGGGTCCGGGGAGGCCCGAGACGGCGCTACCTTACATAAGTTTCTGGCCCGGGACCTCCCGTTTCGCACTGAAAATTTATGCGACACGAAACCCGAAACCCGCCTGGGAAGCGGGATCCCGGCGAGTGCCGACGATTGCGCGGGGAGAGGCGGTCAGGCTAAACTTTTCGCGCGAGCTGCGTCGGCACTTGGCAGTCGCTCCTCCCCAGGAAGGGCGTGAGACGCATGCCGAGCCCCCTCGCCAGCCGGCAGGTGCGGCTCTTGGTCACCTCCGAGATCGGCCGGCTGAAGGCCGTCCTCCTCCACCGCCCGGGGCGGGAGATCGAGAACCTGACGCCGGACCTGCTGCGCCGCCTGCTCTTCGACGACATCCCCTACCTGCCGGCGATGCAGGCCGAGCACGACGTCTTCGCCGAGCTGCTGCGGCGGCGCGGCGTGGAGGTCCTCTACCTGGAGCACCTGGCGGCGGAGGCGCTGGCCGAGGAGCGCGTGCGGCGGGAGTTCGTCGACCGCCTGCTGGACGAGAGCCAGGAAGTGGCCGGCGACTCGTCCGGCTTCCTGCGCGACTATCTCCTCTCGCTCCCGCCGGCGGAGATGGTGGAACGGGTGGTGGCCGGCGTGCGCAAGGAGGAGCTGCGCAAGCCCAGGAGCCACCTCCACGAGTGGATGTCCGACACCCACCCCTTCTACCTGGACCCCATGCCGAACCTCCTCTTTACCCGCGACCCGGCCGCGGTCATCGGCCGGGGGGTGGCCGTCCACCGGCTCCGCTACGA
This region of Bacillota bacterium genomic DNA includes:
- a CDS encoding arginine deiminase, coding for MPSPLASRQVRLLVTSEIGRLKAVLLHRPGREIENLTPDLLRRLLFDDIPYLPAMQAEHDVFAELLRRRGVEVLYLEHLAAEALAEERVRREFVDRLLDESQEVAGDSSGFLRDYLLSLPPAEMVERVVAGVRKEELRKPRSHLHEWMSDTHPFYLDPMPNLLFTRDPAAVIGRGVAVHRLRYEARRRESLFIDLVVRHHPAFREAGAPLWFERTERFPL